A genomic segment from Malus domestica chromosome 05, GDT2T_hap1 encodes:
- the LOC103428133 gene encoding uncharacterized protein isoform X2, with protein MGIVTLMGAFTFLPQRNLSTVPRHFPHTVTVSQTLCQAAPLQMATTATVPRPQSPQEANIPLDSLTHIDISTLSQSELQALSLFSSSSSSALNLCRTQDLIVPKIDRSVFNESAGSRRQTYSRPRRQQSDTSTAAAATGHRRRVAGLLATPPKLTPVPPDDPERNENHAIIAHLKNLISQDPKFGQIDFEPAQTALFSRVLSPNPNMGSGIVGLEGRGEMGVKKRKRGRKPKVKVLGLENEGYAGMGMVNKEGAAVDISGLENAEEPFGEELRRRTVGLETEEQLLGFMRDLGGQWGSRRKKRKIVDASEFGDALPVGWKLLLGLKRKEGRAWIYCRRYISPTGEQFLTCKEVSSFLHSFSDHNNARQPDGGHGRENVLEGCIVATENHADKDGDRRQDVNSSAALVVSSISNGREKEVTLLGVDNLAEVQIHDLFECHKCNMTFNEKDSYLQHLLSFHQRTTRRYRLGSTVGDGVIIKDGKYECQFCHKVFLERRRYNGHVGIHVRNYVRRVEESPGPSTLQKRIESPNSEGLPSRISKMDALIEIAQNSIIETSTAEPNDQSKGDAAPDKPYMGFSSEIPASDSHQEMNIDSPLSEQDLEGRLFDIIDSDQHDSEHTITDGSVEGTDDPMEVVDIKDSFMKTAELSATEMNGKPSECPWKKDGLASTSDELEKSGTNQDGATHCKIDASSDDKYICDAVGNAILNCTSASEQPNAIEHSTNNSEQAIYFGSSIDHEPSKSNDTLIESVCQVYEGNELQIGISDSSVPLVQSLVCFPKSTAILDKGDEHLSSASQRHDETGFEELRLEEIEPLKYGFPSGHESLTLHEVPMDLTNNAGMEKAFGSAVQFESEEAILSMAGRHQITTACVWCGVEFNHEAVDSEIQPDSVGFMCPTCKTKISGQLNVVG; from the exons ATGGGGATAGTAACATTGATGGGTGCTTTTACCTTTTTACCACAACGAAACCTCTCCACAGTCCCACGCCATTTTCCTCACACTGTTACAGTCTCACAGACACTCTGTCAAGCAGCGCCACTCCAAATGGCGACAACAGCCACCGTCCCGCGGCCACAATCGCCACAAGAAGCAAACATTCCCTTAGACTCCTTAACCCACATAGACATCAGCACACTCTCTCAATCGGAGCTCCAAGCGCTCTCCCTcttctcctcttcctcctcctcggCCTTAAACCTCTGCCGCACCCAAGACCTCATCGTCCCCAAAATTGACCGATCTGTCTTCAACGAGAGCGCTGGTTCCCGCCGCCAAACGTACTCTCGTCCCCGCCGTCAACAGTCTGATACCTCCACTGCCGCCGCCGCCACTGGCCACCGTCGTCGCGTTGCCGGCCTGCTTGCCACCCCTCCTAAGCTCACTCCAGTGCCACCGGATGACCCCGAACGCAACGAGAACCATGCGATCATCGCTCACCTCAAGAACCTCATTTCCCAGGACCCCAAATTCGGCCAAATCGACTTCGAGCCCGCCCAGACGGCGTTGTTTTCCAGGGTGCTCAGCCCTAATCCCAACATGGGGAGTGGAATCGTAGGTTTGGAGGGGAGAGGTGAAATGGGGGTGAAGAAAAGGAAGCGAGGGAGGAAGCCCAAAGTGAAAGTCTTGGGTTTGGAGAATGAGGGATATGCGGGTATGGGGATGGTGAATAAGGAGGGCGCCGCGGTGGACATTTCGGGTTTGGAGAATGCAGAAGAGCCTTTTGGGGAGGAATTGAGGCGGAGGACGGTGGGTTTGGAAACGGAGGAGCAGTTGTTGGGGTTTATGAGGGACTTGGGTGGGCAGTGGGGGAgtaggaggaagaagaggaagattgtTGATGCCAGTGAGTTCGGGGATGCCTTGCCGGTCGGTTGGAAGCTCTTGCTGGGCCTTAAGAGGAAGGAAGGACGTGCTTGGATTTACTGCCGCCGATACATAAG CCCTACTGGAGAACAATTTCTGACCTGCAAGGAAGTTTCTTCATTTCTGCACTCCTTCTCTGATCACAATAATGCACGACAGCCAGATGGTGGTCATGGGCGTGAGAATGTTCTGGAAGGGTGCATAGTGGCTACTGAAAAT CATGCTGATAAGGATGGAGACCGTAGGCAAGACGTGAATTCCAGCGCTGCTCTAGTTGTGTCTTCTATATCTAATGGGCGTGAAAAGGAAGTTACCTTATTGGGAGTAGACAATCTTGCTGAGGTTCAGATACATGACCTTTTTGAATGTCACAAATGCAATATGACTTTTAATGAGAAGGATTCATATTTGCAGCATCTATTGTCTTTTCACCAGAGGACTACAAGGAGGTATAGACTTGGTTCTACTGTTGGTGATGGTGTGATAATTAAAGATGGGAAATATGAATGCCAGTTTTGCCATAAGGTATTTTTGGAAAGGCGTCGCTACAATGGTCATGTAGGGATTCATGTTCGAAATTATGTCAGGAGGGTGGAAGAATCGCCTGGTCCATCAACACTTCAAAAGAGAATAGAGTCTCCAAACAGCGAAGGTTTGCCATCAAGGATCTCAAAAATGGATGCTCTGATTGAAATTGCTCAAAACTCTATCATAGAAACCTCAACTGCTGAACCTAATGATCAATCCAAAGGTGATGCTGCACCTGATAAACCATACATGGGATTTAGTTCAGAAATTCCTGCTTCCGATTCTCATCAAGAAATGAACATAGATTCACCTCTTAGTGAACAGGACCTGGAGGGTCGCTTGTTTGACATAATTGATTCAGATCAACATGATAGTGAACATACAATAACTGATGGAAGTGTGGAAGGAACTGATGATCCTATGGAAGTTGTAGATATTAAGGACTCTTTTATGAAAACAGCTGAGTTATCAGCTACGGAGATGAACGGTAAACCATCTGAATGTCCTTGGAAAAAAGATGGCTTGGCATCCACCTCTGACGAATTAGAGAAGTCTGGTACTAATCAGGATGGAGCTACTCACTGCAAGATAGATGCTTCTTCGGATGACAAATATATTTGTGATGCAGTAGGGAATGCAATTTTGAATTGCACAAGTGCATCAGAGCAGCCCAATGCCATTGAACACAGCACTAACAATAGTGAACAAGCAATTTACTTTGGTAGCAGCATTGATCACGAACCATCTAAATCTAATGATACTTTGATAGAATCTGTATGCCAAGTTTATGAAGGAAATGAACTGCAAATCGGGATTTCTGACTCCTCAGTACCACTGGTGCAATCATTGGTCTGCTTTCCCAAATCTACTGCAATATTGGATAAG GGAGACGAGCATCTTAGTAGTGCTTCCCAGAGACATGATGAAACAGGGTTTGAGGAGCTGAGGTTGGAGGAAATAGAACCTCTGAAGTATGGATTTCCTAGTGGGCACGAATCTCTTACACTGCACGAGGTACCCATGGATTTGACAAACAACGCGGGGATGGAAAAGGCATTTGGTTCCGCTGTCCAGTTTGAATCAGAAGAAGCCATCTTAAGCATGGCTGGCAGACATCAGATAACAACAGCGTGTGTATGGTGCGGAGTAGAGTTCAACCATGAGGCTGTTGATTCCGAAATACAACCAGATTCCGTTGGTTTTATGTGTCCAACTTGCAAAACAAAAATCTCTGGGCAGCTCAATGTGGTTGGGTAA
- the LOC103428133 gene encoding uncharacterized protein isoform X1, which yields MGIVTLMGAFTFLPQRNLSTVPRHFPHTVTVSQTLCQAAPLQMATTATVPRPQSPQEANIPLDSLTHIDISTLSQSELQALSLFSSSSSSALNLCRTQDLIVPKIDRSVFNESAGSRRQTYSRPRRQQSDTSTAAAATGHRRRVAGLLATPPKLTPVPPDDPERNENHAIIAHLKNLISQDPKFGQIDFEPAQTALFSRVLSPNPNMGSGIVGLEGRGEMGVKKRKRGRKPKVKVLGLENEGYAGMGMVNKEGAAVDISGLENAEEPFGEELRRRTVGLETEEQLLGFMRDLGGQWGSRRKKRKIVDASEFGDALPVGWKLLLGLKRKEGRAWIYCRRYISPTGEQFLTCKEVSSFLHSFSDHNNARQPDGGHGRENVLEGCIVATENQHADKDGDRRQDVNSSAALVVSSISNGREKEVTLLGVDNLAEVQIHDLFECHKCNMTFNEKDSYLQHLLSFHQRTTRRYRLGSTVGDGVIIKDGKYECQFCHKVFLERRRYNGHVGIHVRNYVRRVEESPGPSTLQKRIESPNSEGLPSRISKMDALIEIAQNSIIETSTAEPNDQSKGDAAPDKPYMGFSSEIPASDSHQEMNIDSPLSEQDLEGRLFDIIDSDQHDSEHTITDGSVEGTDDPMEVVDIKDSFMKTAELSATEMNGKPSECPWKKDGLASTSDELEKSGTNQDGATHCKIDASSDDKYICDAVGNAILNCTSASEQPNAIEHSTNNSEQAIYFGSSIDHEPSKSNDTLIESVCQVYEGNELQIGISDSSVPLVQSLVCFPKSTAILDKGDEHLSSASQRHDETGFEELRLEEIEPLKYGFPSGHESLTLHEVPMDLTNNAGMEKAFGSAVQFESEEAILSMAGRHQITTACVWCGVEFNHEAVDSEIQPDSVGFMCPTCKTKISGQLNVVG from the exons ATGGGGATAGTAACATTGATGGGTGCTTTTACCTTTTTACCACAACGAAACCTCTCCACAGTCCCACGCCATTTTCCTCACACTGTTACAGTCTCACAGACACTCTGTCAAGCAGCGCCACTCCAAATGGCGACAACAGCCACCGTCCCGCGGCCACAATCGCCACAAGAAGCAAACATTCCCTTAGACTCCTTAACCCACATAGACATCAGCACACTCTCTCAATCGGAGCTCCAAGCGCTCTCCCTcttctcctcttcctcctcctcggCCTTAAACCTCTGCCGCACCCAAGACCTCATCGTCCCCAAAATTGACCGATCTGTCTTCAACGAGAGCGCTGGTTCCCGCCGCCAAACGTACTCTCGTCCCCGCCGTCAACAGTCTGATACCTCCACTGCCGCCGCCGCCACTGGCCACCGTCGTCGCGTTGCCGGCCTGCTTGCCACCCCTCCTAAGCTCACTCCAGTGCCACCGGATGACCCCGAACGCAACGAGAACCATGCGATCATCGCTCACCTCAAGAACCTCATTTCCCAGGACCCCAAATTCGGCCAAATCGACTTCGAGCCCGCCCAGACGGCGTTGTTTTCCAGGGTGCTCAGCCCTAATCCCAACATGGGGAGTGGAATCGTAGGTTTGGAGGGGAGAGGTGAAATGGGGGTGAAGAAAAGGAAGCGAGGGAGGAAGCCCAAAGTGAAAGTCTTGGGTTTGGAGAATGAGGGATATGCGGGTATGGGGATGGTGAATAAGGAGGGCGCCGCGGTGGACATTTCGGGTTTGGAGAATGCAGAAGAGCCTTTTGGGGAGGAATTGAGGCGGAGGACGGTGGGTTTGGAAACGGAGGAGCAGTTGTTGGGGTTTATGAGGGACTTGGGTGGGCAGTGGGGGAgtaggaggaagaagaggaagattgtTGATGCCAGTGAGTTCGGGGATGCCTTGCCGGTCGGTTGGAAGCTCTTGCTGGGCCTTAAGAGGAAGGAAGGACGTGCTTGGATTTACTGCCGCCGATACATAAG CCCTACTGGAGAACAATTTCTGACCTGCAAGGAAGTTTCTTCATTTCTGCACTCCTTCTCTGATCACAATAATGCACGACAGCCAGATGGTGGTCATGGGCGTGAGAATGTTCTGGAAGGGTGCATAGTGGCTACTGAAAAT CAGCATGCTGATAAGGATGGAGACCGTAGGCAAGACGTGAATTCCAGCGCTGCTCTAGTTGTGTCTTCTATATCTAATGGGCGTGAAAAGGAAGTTACCTTATTGGGAGTAGACAATCTTGCTGAGGTTCAGATACATGACCTTTTTGAATGTCACAAATGCAATATGACTTTTAATGAGAAGGATTCATATTTGCAGCATCTATTGTCTTTTCACCAGAGGACTACAAGGAGGTATAGACTTGGTTCTACTGTTGGTGATGGTGTGATAATTAAAGATGGGAAATATGAATGCCAGTTTTGCCATAAGGTATTTTTGGAAAGGCGTCGCTACAATGGTCATGTAGGGATTCATGTTCGAAATTATGTCAGGAGGGTGGAAGAATCGCCTGGTCCATCAACACTTCAAAAGAGAATAGAGTCTCCAAACAGCGAAGGTTTGCCATCAAGGATCTCAAAAATGGATGCTCTGATTGAAATTGCTCAAAACTCTATCATAGAAACCTCAACTGCTGAACCTAATGATCAATCCAAAGGTGATGCTGCACCTGATAAACCATACATGGGATTTAGTTCAGAAATTCCTGCTTCCGATTCTCATCAAGAAATGAACATAGATTCACCTCTTAGTGAACAGGACCTGGAGGGTCGCTTGTTTGACATAATTGATTCAGATCAACATGATAGTGAACATACAATAACTGATGGAAGTGTGGAAGGAACTGATGATCCTATGGAAGTTGTAGATATTAAGGACTCTTTTATGAAAACAGCTGAGTTATCAGCTACGGAGATGAACGGTAAACCATCTGAATGTCCTTGGAAAAAAGATGGCTTGGCATCCACCTCTGACGAATTAGAGAAGTCTGGTACTAATCAGGATGGAGCTACTCACTGCAAGATAGATGCTTCTTCGGATGACAAATATATTTGTGATGCAGTAGGGAATGCAATTTTGAATTGCACAAGTGCATCAGAGCAGCCCAATGCCATTGAACACAGCACTAACAATAGTGAACAAGCAATTTACTTTGGTAGCAGCATTGATCACGAACCATCTAAATCTAATGATACTTTGATAGAATCTGTATGCCAAGTTTATGAAGGAAATGAACTGCAAATCGGGATTTCTGACTCCTCAGTACCACTGGTGCAATCATTGGTCTGCTTTCCCAAATCTACTGCAATATTGGATAAG GGAGACGAGCATCTTAGTAGTGCTTCCCAGAGACATGATGAAACAGGGTTTGAGGAGCTGAGGTTGGAGGAAATAGAACCTCTGAAGTATGGATTTCCTAGTGGGCACGAATCTCTTACACTGCACGAGGTACCCATGGATTTGACAAACAACGCGGGGATGGAAAAGGCATTTGGTTCCGCTGTCCAGTTTGAATCAGAAGAAGCCATCTTAAGCATGGCTGGCAGACATCAGATAACAACAGCGTGTGTATGGTGCGGAGTAGAGTTCAACCATGAGGCTGTTGATTCCGAAATACAACCAGATTCCGTTGGTTTTATGTGTCCAACTTGCAAAACAAAAATCTCTGGGCAGCTCAATGTGGTTGGGTAA